The Xenorhabdus poinarii G6 nucleotide sequence CTCTGCCAGACGGTATTTTAGACGAACGTCTGCATCATTTTTACAACCCGGACAAAGCGCTCTGTGCCAGTCAGTTGGTTGATCTGCAATCGGGTCATGAAGAACGGGGGATTTGCGCCCTGCCATTTACTCGTCAGTCAGATAATCAAACGATTTATATTCCAATGAATATTGTCGGCAATCTGTATGTTTCCAACGGCATGTCAGCCGGCAATACCATGAATGAAGCGCGGGTTCAGGGGTTATCTGAAGTGTTCGAGCGCTATGTGAAAAATCGCATTATTGCCGAATGCATCAGTTTGCCTGAAATTCCACACGCGGTGATGAACCGCTACCCAAGTGTGGTTGAATCTGTCAATAAATTGCAGGAAGAAGGTTTCCCACTCTATTGCTACGATGCTTCACTTGGCGGACAGTTCCCGGTCATCTGCGTTGTCCTGCTTAATCCGGCTAATGGCACTTGTTTTGCCTCTTTCGGAGCACACCCTGATTTTGGTGTTGCGCTGGAACGCACGGTCACCGAACTGCTACAAGGCCGCAGTCTGAAAGACCTGGATGTCTTTACACCACCCAGTTTTGACAATGAAGAAGTTGCTGAGCATACCAATCTGGAAACTCACTTTATTGATTCAAGCGGTACCATCAGTTGGGATCTGTTTAAGCAGGATGCTGATTATCCGTTTGCTGACTGGTGTTTCAGCGGAACAACAGAAGAAGAGTTTGCGACTCTGATGGGGATCTTTAATAAACTGGATGCTGAAGTGTATATTACCGATTATGAGCATCTCGGCGTTTACGCCTGCCGCATTCTGGTTCCCGGCATGTCAGATATTTATCCGGTCGAAGATCTGCATATTGCCAATAACACAATGGGCACTCATCTGCGTAACACCATTCTGGCATTGCCGGACAGCCAATGGCAACCAGAAGAATATCTGGCTTTCCTCGAACAGTTGGATGATGAAGGTCTGGACGATTTTACCCGTGTCCGTGAGTTATTGGGGATCGCTGTGGGTAAAGATAACGGCTGGAGTAATCTCCGTATTGGTGAACTGAAATCGATGCTGGCATTGGCCGGTAATGATTTGGAGCAGGCACTAACTTGGGTTGAATGGACACAGGATTTCAATGCTTCTGTTTTCACCGCTGAACGCGCTAATTATTACCGCTGCCTGCAAACCCTGTTGTTGTTAACTCAAGAAGAAGAACGCAACCCTGCACAATATTACCCGGCATTTGTGAAAATGTACGGTCAAAACACCGTCGATGCGGCTTCTGCTGCGATTGCCGGCGAAAACTGTTTTTATGGCCTATGGTCTATTGATTCAGAATTAAACGCATTGCCAGCTCATCAAGCATTATTGAATGCTTATGAGAAATTGCAAAAAGCGAAACGTGAATTTTGGGCCAATGAATAATCTATTCACTTAACGTAAATTAATCATTAAAAGTAAAATCCAGGTTAAATATCATTTATTTCAACATAACAAATCAATGACAATTTAGCCTGTCATTTTACTTTTAACGCCAAAAATGCAAAAGTCATATCTCAAAAACAACGTTCTTATATAAAATATTTTTATAAATTTTAAAAAATATTTTTTCATTATAAATCATTATATTAAGTTTAAAACACCCCATTTAGATCGCCCTGTTACGTCATCCTTTCAGTCTAACATGATCCATATCAAATTCAGACCAGTACCCGTTTGTTACCATCAATACGTGCTATCATTCATTAAGGATAAAGCGAGTGTTAGGATGAAAACTGACAACCCTTTTAATTTATTTCCACCTGCTGTAATGGCACAAATCGCTGATGATAGCGGTGTCTATAAAGTCAATAAACATCCTGCGGTGACTTATTTATCAGCAATCATGGCAGGTATATTTATTTCCATTGCTTTTGTTTTTTATATTACGGCAACCACCGGAAGTTCTTCCATTCCTTATGGATTGGCTAAGTTAACAGGGGGGATCTGTTTTTCCCTTGGTCTGATGTTGGTCGTGGTGTGTGGTGTCGATCTCTTCACGTCCACCGTATTGACGATCATTTCAAAAGC carries:
- the ycaO gene encoding 30S ribosomal protein S12 methylthiotransferase accessory factor YcaO, translated to MTQTYIPGKDAALEDSINRFQHKLESLGFNIEEASWLNPVPNVWSVHIRDRDCPLCFTNGKGASKKAALASALGEYFERLSTNYFFADFYLGHSVANGEFVHYPNEKWFPLPEDDALPDGILDERLHHFYNPDKALCASQLVDLQSGHEERGICALPFTRQSDNQTIYIPMNIVGNLYVSNGMSAGNTMNEARVQGLSEVFERYVKNRIIAECISLPEIPHAVMNRYPSVVESVNKLQEEGFPLYCYDASLGGQFPVICVVLLNPANGTCFASFGAHPDFGVALERTVTELLQGRSLKDLDVFTPPSFDNEEVAEHTNLETHFIDSSGTISWDLFKQDADYPFADWCFSGTTEEEFATLMGIFNKLDAEVYITDYEHLGVYACRILVPGMSDIYPVEDLHIANNTMGTHLRNTILALPDSQWQPEEYLAFLEQLDDEGLDDFTRVRELLGIAVGKDNGWSNLRIGELKSMLALAGNDLEQALTWVEWTQDFNASVFTAERANYYRCLQTLLLLTQEEERNPAQYYPAFVKMYGQNTVDAASAAIAGENCFYGLWSIDSELNALPAHQALLNAYEKLQKAKREFWANE